The genomic segment TTTTTACTATGTGTTAAGTAATCAATATATAATATGCATATGCAATAGTAATACAAATATGAGCCAGCTAGATCTGAAGGACAGAGTCATTAACCATCGGATACAGGAAGTAAGAAAATAATTTTGTCATAGTTGTTATAAATAAAGAGTTATACATATTCATgtctatattttttttcaacagaaaagaagcttttttttttttttacacaacatgtaaacaaataGAACTCAGGCGCTTTCACTTGGAACAAAAGCATCTGTTGGAATATTTTCAACAATATATTAACACTGCCATCATTGGTGCTGATCACCATCAACGCTTCTGTATAATTACATCCAACAGAGTTATGtgcaatgaaaagaaaaattgtCAAGGACATTCATGTTTGGCCTCATCCAACTCAGAGTGCACCTTTGCTGAGCAGCTGAGCCAAATTTCTACAGTGTAAAAAACTGTTTATGCATGAATTAGCCTTTAAGGTATTCTAAAACAGCATGGTGCACCTTCACTTGATGCAATTAGACTGGCATGGCAGAAACACTCACACTCGCAGTATACTTTTCAGTGCACCTCCCATTTGCATGCCGGCAGTTGGATATTCTCCACTCCAAGCAAAGGCTCAAGGGGGCTAatcaaaacatgaacattttcactCGACTAAATGTCACAGGCTGTTTTCAGGGCTTAAAGAGACGACTGCATGTGCTCTCCATGTTACGCTGCTGCATGTTGCGTCCTTTACATCctttatgtataaaaatgggCACATATACATTGCAGTTGTTAGGCATTCCTAACACTTGAGATGTTTCTTGCTGGACATGTCGTTCCAGATCCGATGCATCTCCTCAGGGGAGATCTGGTGCACAGTGATGACTCTACGGTATCTACACAGGCTGTAGGCCATTTTCCAATGATTGAAGCCACTGTTCTGATATGGGTGAATGCCAAGTTTCCTCAGACAAACACCTACGTAAACATCCTCCAAATGCAGCAGGCGGGTGTGGAGGGAAGTCTTATAGATCAGGTCGGCCACATCTGCTGAGAACACATAGCCTGTGCCAGAGCAGAATGGTGGGTACTTGCTCTCTGGGTACAGGTCCCTGGGCATATACCACTTACTACGCATGTCCCGAATAGGTGAGCCGTTTATGACATAGCCTGTGAAATACCTCCTCCTGGGCTTGGTAGTGGGTTTTAGTAATTTGTACACCAGGTTGTCCATGTTCACGAAAATATCGCTGTCCGTCTTCATCACATACTTGGCCTGGTTGCAGAAGGTGGCCACCCATCGCATCCCCATCAGGGTCTTGAGGGTCAGGTTATGGTAGGAGTCCACAAAGTCCTCCACTACAATGTCGTGGAAGATCTGACTTTCTTGCTCCACCATCTGATTGAGGACACTATCTGTGCTGCGGCCGAGGAGGAAGAGGGTGATGATGCGAAGGTCACTGAATGTGCTCTCATCACCCCATGTCTCTCGAATCGCCTGGCGAGCATCAAACTCCTTGTGCGTTGTGCTGATGAGGATCACTAGGAACGGCACATTGGTCTCACACTTCTTCGGCTCGTTAATGATGAAATCGAATCTGTGGGGGTTTAACGGCCGTGTTCTGATGTTGCTAAACGTGGTGGTGTTGGCTTTATGGACTTTCACAATCTTCCGTGCAGGAGCAGACAGCTGGCCCACATATGACGATGTGGGTCTGGATATGCTGAGATACCAGAGGGCGCTCGCCCAGCAAACAACTGTCAACACATAAAGGCATGACACTTTTGAAGGCATTCTGAAGCATTTATGCGTGTTTGGGTAGGTAAAACTCAAGTGGCAAACCAGCCATTAGTGACGGTGCTTCAGGCAAAGCAGCACAAGGCTGCATCTGTGTGCCGCTTGACATTAATTGTCAGAAATGGATGGCTTTAGAGAAAAACTCAGCTATTCCCTCTTCATGCAGAAACAGCAAGAAATTGTTGTAGGGCTCCACACTTTCCTCCTGAGACTCCTCCACAAGTTCCATTGAAGTCTGGAAAACAAGAAACAGCATGCATATGCTTTAAATTCTAGATCTCAACCCAGCCGTCAGGGAGCCATTTAGTCCATCTTTTTAAATATAGTCCAGCTCCCAATGCTCCTGAACTACCTCATCAGGATTTGATTACTTGGTGTACGTGTGTTGAGAGACGGTACAGAGCGAAATGTGGCCTGGATGGCAGACCTTGAGTACTAGGTTCAAACCCACTGAactattgatttattttttttaaagcatagtCAATGCAGTCACcatgcacattttttatttatttaaatttttgttatttatttatttatttttaacacataGCACATACTGAGTATAACATGAAATTGTAGACCTATATCTTATGGCTTGTACCCATCTACACTGAAGTGTAATGCAGGTGTTATTTTGCAGCACTTTACTTAGATGTCAAAGAAATTATGATTCCCTGCCAGCAAATCAGACCCTGTTTACTCCTGGTCACTTAATGCATGTTGCCCCAGGAAGTGGTCTGAGACACATTTTAGCTAAATGTTATACAAGTGTATGTGCATCCGTCTTCCCAAGCCACATTATACAACCAACATCCTCCTAATACTACAGCAGCACATCTCAGCTGTTCTGATATCGTTGccacacccccacacccccaaaaaaagctttaaatttaatgtgaagagattttattccatttttattcCAATTTATATTATAGATGACTTCTATTAGTCATGGTTTTATGTCATGGGGTGGGCATCAGTCACAGACCTGCCACCACTAAACAGAGCAATGACTGCTCCTACAGTTTCAGCATGTTTCTTCCTCCAAGTTTAATTCAGTAGCCTTCAGCAGCTCAagctatttaaaataaaactcctCATCATTATTCGCTGTCTCGCTAATATACTTTACATTCTAATGCATGTGGTCCATGATCACAGTGACTAATACACGAGGCTAATGATTCTAAATAGCTGTCTTCTTTTACACATTGGTGTAAAGTCGGTCTAAGAAAGCAATAACCATCTTTTCAATAGAACAAGAAAATCAAGGACCACAGGCAACTGGTTGTTTCATTTGAGCTCATTTGTATTTTACGTGCTACACAGCAAGTGAATTTCAATCTAACTGGAGATGACTGATTACTgagtgtaaatgcatgtggttAAACATACACGTAACAAGCAAATGAAAATGGGGTCGAAATGTTCTTCAGaattaaaacattacattttagttctttttaataagaaaacaaaactaGAACGATGGTATGTTTGAAACATTTGCATTTCTTATCCAAATACTTACTAAAATCCAGTGCTGTTCTGAGGAACAGTATATCTGGGTATTATCTCAAGGCTATATCTGGGGTATTAGAATTCTGATACAACTAAGCCCTGCCAAAGAatatgagtgagaaatctggATGCATTTTGATTTAGTATTCAGCAGTTTAGGAGCTCATATGGAAATGAGTGTGTCTCGACTACTATGAGGACTTGGGGCTTAATACTGTGGTGTTTTTGATAAGGGTGCTGTAACTGCACAGCAGCCAGTTTATTGGcacaaactcctcccagtggGGTGGATAACCACATCAACATGTCATAGGAATTGAAGAATACATGGGTTCAGCACAAAGAACTTCTCATTAAATCTAACCATTAGGCAAAAGgcattttgtgttattttagttTAGAAACAATTTTTTTCACTTAAATCTCCTCTCAATTAACCTCCAGGCTTATTTATCAGTTTCagtataaaacattattatgaAAGGGAGCAATTGCAGGTGTGGCCTCATTTAACATGTAAAAGTTAAAAGGTGTCATTAGTAAACAGAATCAGAATTTAAacagaaatatatttaaaaaagcactaactcagtcattttaaaacacAGGGCAGTTAcaaaaaatcacaaatatatGCATTGATTGATAAATCATATGAAATAACACTttcaaaatacttttttttttctctgaaatgcTACATTTACTTACCATTTATTAACCAGCTTCTCATAGGGAGACGAGTGTAATCTGAAAAGAAGACATAACAGATCAATCAGCAAAAACACTTCCAATTCatttatagtaaaaaaaaaaaacacataaaataacgATGTACATACACTGTGTAGCCAAAATATGTAGACATTCTTTCTAGTTAGTGAGTTTAACCATTTCAGACAGCTGTTGCCAAATGATACATAAAGCCAAGCATACAGCCATGCAAACACTAGCAGCAGAATGTGATGTACCGAAGAGCTCATTGGCTTTCAACATTGAAAagtcataggatgccactttTCCACCAAGTCAGTTAATCAAATTTCTGctctggtcaactgtaagtgctgtttatagTGAAGCTGAAACAtccaggagcaacaacagccCAAGCCACATAATCTGTCACACAGAATGGGGCTGCCATTTGGGGAAggccttttctctgttttagcCTGACAATGTCACATGAGATTTATAAAGAAATGGTTTGTTAAGTTTTGTGAGGAGGAACTTGACTAGcctgcacagtcctgacctgaaccccaCCAAAAACACTTTGCTAAGAATAAGACAGGCATTATAATCAAACTTCAGTGCACCACCTCACTACAGCTCTTGTGGCTGGTTGTGTTGTTTGGTTGTCCACATAATTTTAGTCATGTAGCATACTGAACTCAACAGTCAATATTGCAAGTTAAACCACGTTAATCTGACCTGGCACTGAACCAAAGACTCATCCAATAAAATGTTTCCAAATAAGATTCCAAAGGGAAAGCATCCTTCAGAACACTATGCAAGCATATAATTCTCTGTCCATGGTCCTGAAAGTCTGTTGCCATAGCCCTATGTGCTTTGATTCCGCCAGCACTGCCTGTACTGATTTGGCACTCTCGGGTTTGTTACATTAGCAGTGTTTCAAATGTTATCTGTCTCAGTCAACCCACAGGGACTCTGTCATGTTTAAAATTCCCAATCTAAACTTTGAAACGTGCTCTGAGACAGTAAAAGGTTATGACAGTtcataaaagagagagaatacaaAGGTTACTTAAGTAAGCTACCGCAGCCTTGGAGCCCATCTGCTTTAAACAATGCTGACAGTGACAAAGTGTTTGTGCCAGCAATGAATTAAATAATGCTATCAGGCAGGCCGCTCAGTAGAGCCGAGAATAATGTGTCTGTATATGCATAGTTGTGCTGGTAAGTAGGAGCCCAAGCAGGAGTAAACAACCTTatcaaagtgttttgtttttttaaccctAAGGAGTCTAATATGCAGCTTTGCATTTCTACAGCCCCACATTTTCCTTACGTGATTCCCATGATGGTCTGTTATGCTGTTATTGATTAGATAGACATAGTATGGGTATCGCTATGCACCATCTCCATATATTCATCATATTTCATGGACGGCTAATCAAACTATGGTGAACAGTATACCGAAGGCCATTAAAATTTCACACCATCTCCCTGCTTCAACTCCTCCCTCACAAAGATTAGGGGAAGGGGTGCCCACAGTGTCATTTCCATTCAGACAGCTTTTCAAAAGGCAAGGACTGCACAAAGGAAAGCAGGAGTTCAAGACCAGGTTATGCAGAGCCTTTTTCCACCATGCTTCTCCCCACACAGACATCAGTGACTCATTtctcacaaaaacagcaaacagtaGGCAGAAGATTAGAATATTAATCTCCCTCATAAAGACTTAGCCTTAAACTGCTACAAATCTACTTTTACAGTGTTCCTTTACAGCTTTGTACACCATTAGCTTTGAATTATATTGCGTATAAACCTCATCTTTATTAAGCCCCAAAATAGgcacaaaacactgctgaccatCTGCTGTGCAAAGAAGCAAAGCAGTGATATTCCCTTGCCAGTGCACACGCTAACAGGtgcaaacagaaaatgaaaattgcataaatatataaagttgCTGAAATCTTTCAATCTGCACTGTAGGGAAGATGTAAATCCCTGCGAGGACTTAGCTTGAGGGTGCCTAGGGGGTATAGGAGAATTgattgagagtgtgtgtgttggtggtggtTGAGGGGGGGTATAAGGAAGGaaatgtgataaaatcacaCTCTGCTACATGGACTGCTGCATTCTCATAGTCAGGGCAAGGCAGGAGGGCAGCCACCCAACACCAGCacattatatttaaaagaaacttCCAGAAAGCAACCAGATAAGATCACCTGCAGGCCAGCTTACGTGATTTGTGACCAGACTTGTCTgcaggtcacacacacacacacacacacacacacacacacacacacacacacacacacacacacacacacacacacacaaatgatgGTATGGAGATAACAGCAACAGAAGACCTATAGACTTTTTACAATAAGAGCCTGTTtatcagacagacagggagaaagTTTTGTCAGTAAAAGCAGATAAAGACTTCTAAAGGGCAAATGCCtcatgctgcaacaagaaacaGCAGCAGATAGCCACTGTCCATCACAGATAAGCACTGTATGGATTTTGTTTTAAAGCTGGCATAAGCCAGGGGTGTATTCAAAGCAAAACACTTTGAGCACATGCATAGCTTCAGGTACTGACTACAGCAGGatctgtgctgtgctggtcaGGATCATCCTGTTTACTCTCCAGCACTGATCAACTTGGATAATCTCCATCTTGCATCTAATCTCCACTTTCTCcacatgtttttttcattacCTACTGCTAATTACCAATGGACAATTTTTTTATGTTCTATTATACCTTCCCCCCTCTCTTAATTGAATGCAGTGGTCCCATCTATCCTCTCTGGGAATTTGGGAACCTTTTTTTGTTATAAGAATTTTGCTTAAGGAATGTATTCTTTTTAGGCTGTGGATatgttagagagaaagaggaaagaaggagagataAAGAGCACTGTGGCTCTACAAGAGAAAGAATTTCAGGAATCCCATGCCCCACAGGACACACCAAATTAAAGAGCAAGACACCATACAGTACCGTCCAAAATTCaagagattttttatttaatttccaatcaaaaggtatatgatatatatgatgaaGACTTTGTCACATTGTCACCAGAGTAACCAGcgaaattattaaattattcattttgtcaacagaaaacattttaacaggATTACACAGAGGACTCAACAACTCAATAAATTCACAGTATTTTTTCATCTTTAGTGACTCCCTTTCTTTCCGGGAGActtgctctcagtttttcaaagaaatttgcagggatattCTTACATACTTCAAATCTTtagccttagaagttggttgcattttctacttctcactATCCAAGTTTCATGTGTTTGGGAGACACTTGGATAGTGAAGTTCTCCAGTTTTCGaaactgttttgtttcttttgttcatttatttgccTTTGACTTTCCCCATTCTTATTTATGTGGATCATCTTATATGTAATCTCCACAGAAACATGTCTTTGTACATAATGGCTgtattgactggaaattaaatagatgaagggtggtctctgacttttgtataGAGAATACAGAATCATGAATCATCTGCTCAAAATTTCACCAGCATTTACCACCAGCACTTACTTTGGATTCactgaaagaaaataagatGCATACAATTCCAAATGGCCTAAATAGCAATGTTTCTTCTAGACTGATGTTTTCAATCAATATTAGAAATCAATATTAGCAGACTGATACTTTTTGTAAgaaagaacaggaaaattaTCAATGAAATGGAGAACACACATACCCAACTCTGCAAGCTCCTGGTGATGATTAACCTTCATACTGCAACAGAATTGTTGACAGAATgaaatcataaataataaatagaaaaaaaatgtaaaataaatccaCAGGTGCGGTGCTCATTTGTGTGACTGACAGGAGCTCAGCATTGCAGCAGAAAAGGTAGTGTGAAGCAGTGGACAGCTGACAGCCAGCTGAGCTGAACCACTGCTCTGTCTGCCCTGTCACCTCTCTCTGACAATCCTACACAGTAATTCCAGTATGTCACAGCATCAGTACACCTCAgtacacaccacaccacaccgcCTGCCACACTCTACTCTGCTATTCAAATTTTATTAACCTAAGTGGTTGTACAAGACCGCTCTTCAACATCTACTTCTCAGCCAATCGCAGATTAAATGGTTGGAAAGTGCAGGATACTGTGGCGAACAGATTCATATGTACTGGAGTGAACAGAAGAGAGATGTACAGATATACCTAACTACATAATTCACATTATAGCCATGGACAGTTTCACCTTTAAACACACTATGCTCAAAGTCAATGATCATGCATCCAGCTCCTGCCAGGGTAATGGCTATACAATGCGGACAAATCcgtaaggaaaaaaaaaagtcaaatgtggAATGAAAATGATTCAGCTCATTTAGTAGAGTGGAACGTGTTTGATGTTTCAAAGtgaaatttcatgttttaattcaTGACTTGGCTGAATGGCTTATATCAACTGACGGGTTCATGCACTGACATTAAACCTAGTGCAGAACTATAGTGGCAAGGAGCAGAAGGGCACAGAGTGAGAGTAAAGCTGCTCCATTACACCCATCCATCTCCACGCTGCACGTGGTGCGCCTCTGCTTGCCAGTTACTGTCAGCATATGCATAGCCATCGAGGAGCTATTATCAAATATACAACTGGATTAAATTCAGACGCTGAGGAAAGTAGAAAAGTCTCATGGAGAACTAGGCATAGGTAGGAATAACTCATTTAGGCTGGCCTAATATTCTCAATATCCTAATAACCATACAGTCAGATACATAATTTCTTCTGCATAGTTACTCTTTACTTGCTAAAAAGGCTATGGCaaattttatactttatttttctccaatgtgttaaattcagcaaataaacacaaatagaacttgaaaaaaaatgccatatataggtttattctctgtagaggatgggtTTACTTActttaacaaaacaacaacacgTCATCTGTgctacactgtacaatgtat from the Pygocentrus nattereri isolate fPygNat1 chromosome 6, fPygNat1.pri, whole genome shotgun sequence genome contains:
- the b3galt1b gene encoding beta-1,3-galactosyltransferase 1 gives rise to the protein MPSKVSCLYVLTVVCWASALWYLSISRPTSSYVGQLSAPARKIVKVHKANTTTFSNIRTRPLNPHRFDFIINEPKKCETNVPFLVILISTTHKEFDARQAIRETWGDESTFSDLRIITLFLLGRSTDSVLNQMVEQESQIFHDIVVEDFVDSYHNLTLKTLMGMRWVATFCNQAKYVMKTDSDIFVNMDNLVYKLLKPTTKPRRRYFTGYVINGSPIRDMRSKWYMPRDLYPESKYPPFCSGTGYVFSADVADLIYKTSLHTRLLHLEDVYVGVCLRKLGIHPYQNSGFNHWKMAYSLCRYRRVITVHQISPEEMHRIWNDMSSKKHLKC